Part of the Lotus japonicus ecotype B-129 chromosome 6, LjGifu_v1.2 genome, TAGAATAttctatttgttttttcttaaagTTATTATCCTGCCGGATGtaatgtttgtttgttttgtatAGTGCATGATCTATGCTTCCATGCCGTCACTTGTGAGGTTTCGCAAGAAGTAATAATTGAAAGAAAATAACTTTTATAATAATATAACTGAAAGATTCACTTTGGGGATGCAAATATTCTTTATACACACATCCTAGGACGGCTGGTATCCATCAAAATGAGATCATCAAAACTATCTGAATAtttccttcaaaaaaaaattcaaaacccactaaaatagtgtttaagcaacccaactaaaAACTTTCATTCGAGATGCTCTTTATGTTACATCTTTGTATAACAGAAGATACCATGTTGGAGTTTTCCCTCATACCATTGTGGAACAAATGTTGCCATCCATATTACGTCACCCGCTTGAACCGGCTACCAACTGTCAGCCAAACTTTAAGACGGTAGATACTACAAAAGTAGGAGAAGAAATTAAATATGGAAATGAATCTGTTCAAATATTAGAGAAACTGAAGACAGCCAAAAATAGTTACAATTTACAACATAGTCTCATTTGTATACTTTATATAAACAGACACTAGTAGGATATGACTCACAATACAAGTCTGTTTCTTTTCCATGGCTACACTAATCCTCTACTTGTCAGGTCTTTTCTCCTTTGTCCTCTTAACCCTTATAGTGCAGAAAATAGGCAAGAACCCGAAAAAAACTGACTCAACTTATAACTTTCCCCAAGGGCCTAGGAAGCTACCCTTTATAGGAAACATACACAATCTTATAAGCTCTCAACCCCATAGAAATTTAAGAGACTTGGCCAGAAAATATGGACCCTTGATGCACCTTCAACTTGGAGAGGTTTCTACTATTGTCATTTCCTCACCAGAGTGTGCTAAGGAAGTGATGAAAACCCATGACATTAACTTTGCAAAAAGACCAAAAATCCTAGCTGCAGAAATAATGTCTTACAATTCCACAGGCATAGCTTTTGCTCCTTATGGTGATTATTGGAGACAGCTAAGGAAGATTTGCAACTTGGAGCTTCTAAGCCTAAAACGTGTGAACTCATTCCAGCACATTAGAGAAGAAGTGTTCTCCAATCTTGTGAAACGGATTGATTCAGAGATAGGATCGCCAATCAACCTTACTGAAGCAGTAATTTCATCAATATACACAATTGTTTCAATGTCTGCCTTTGGCAAGAAATGCAAAGACCAAGAGAGTTTTATATCAGTGTTAAAAGAATCAATTAAGATTTCGGCAGGTTTTGACTTAGGAGATTTGTTTCCTTCTTCTCCATGGCTTCAACTTTTTACTGGTTTGAGGCCTAAGTTTTTGAGATTGCATCATAAAACTGATAAGATATTAGAAGACATCATCAATGAGCACAAAGAGGCAAAGTCAGAAGCCAAAGATGAACAAGGTGAAGCAGAGGAAGATTTGGTAGATATTCTCCTAAAATTTGAGGATGGTGGTAACAACAAGGATTTTTCCTTAACTAAAAACAATATAAAGGCCGTGATTTTGGTAAGTGTTATAAATTATAATCTCTTTCAAAtgctttttttgaaaataatcttGCTCACTATTGTAGAATCAAGATTAAAGTTCAAAAATTTCCCCTGAATATCTTATACCTCATATTTGAGATCTTTGAAGTTGTGCAATGTTTTCCACATAATTTTGGTAGAGTTGGATAGGAGTCTGTCTACATTTGCATTCAAAGCCTTATCAGCTTATCCCACCAGGTGAGGTCGACTATATGGATAACAAATCCATATCAAAGATATCGTCCAGTTTTAAGTCTGCTGCCGAAGGCCTAACACAACCCTCATCATTTATCCAATCATAGGACCAGCTATGCTAGCATAGGCAGAGTTGGACTCTGTCTGCATGTTGTCTGCATATCTATTAACTATCTTTCTAAACATTCTTGCATTCGCTTAACCTTATTGATAACTTTCAGGACATATTTAGTGCTGGAGGTGAGACATCAGCTATGACAGTAGATTGGGCAATGGCAGAAATGGTAAGGGATCCAAGAGTAATGAAGAAAGCACAAGCTGAGGTGAGAGAGGTTTTCAATATGAAAGGGAAGGTTGATGAACATTGTACCAATGAGCTCAAATATTTGAAGTCAGTTATCAAAGAGACCCTGAGGTTGCACCCTCCAGCACCTCTTTTGCTTCCAAGAGAATGCGGTCAAGCATGTGAGATACATGGTTATCACATACCAGCCAAAAGTAAAGTCATAGTCAATGCTTGGGCAATTGGAAGAGATTCAAACTATTGGACTGAACCAGAGAGGTTTTATCCTGAGAGATTCATTGATAGCACTATTGATTACAAAGGGAATGATTTTGAGtacattccttttggtgctGGAAGAAGAATATGCCCAGGTAGCACATTTGGTCTGAGAAGTATTGAGTTGGGCCTTTCAATGTTGTTGTATCATTTTGATTGGAAGCTTCCCGGTGGAATCAGAAGTGAAGAATTGGACATGACTGAGGAATTTGGAGTCACAGTAAGAAGAAAACAAGATCTGTTATTGATTCCTTTTGCTTATCATCCTTTGCATGTCACAGGAGTTTCACAAGAAGAAACTTGAAACCTTTGTTGGTGTCCCCATAATATAGTGTGGAGGCAAGAAACCTACCGTCAATTGAAATAAATAGGCTATGTTTGACTATGAATTGACAATAGGTTAAAAATTGTGTATCttatagtaataagttttatggAATGATACTTAGACATTTAATAAGTATCTATAAACACCTCATTCTCTCTATTTCTCGATCTATAATGATAAGGGGGTAAGTGCCCCCACAACATTTCTCACTTTTAATACATATGCTACATTATATAAATTATACTATTCGAATGTTAAGCGTTTAATTCCCCccacaaaataaaattataagggCCCGCTTGGATTAGCGGTAGGAGCGGTAGGAACGAAGTTTTAGAAAAAGCTATAACATGGAGCGCGCGTCCTAATTCCAGCGGTGATGACGCGCGTCATGGGGCCTCCAACGCCCACCCAAATGGGCACTAAATGCCCTCATACCCTTTCATTTTTTTGGATCTACGTACCAAAGTATCTGCACAGCCGAAAATCATAAGACTAATCACTCAAAACTCTAAGATCACATTAATTAAATGATTAGACATCTTCTAACAAGTACCCATTCCCTTACATTTGTACTTACGTTTTACCTTATCAATTTCTATTATGATTTATGCCTTTCAAGGAAAACTTCTATTCTAATATTTGTGATccgtttttttgtaattttcccATATGTCTCATAACTTACGTAGTTTTATTCTTACTTACTTATTAATAAAGTTAAAATTGTATATCAATTTCTTAAGTTAACCATAATATGATGttgtggaagaaaaaaaaatagttatatCATGTTTAAATTTTGATCATAGAATACTGGTTGTAAAACGGTGAATTTGATCGATTTGGGCGAattttgatattgatttttaatgaaaatagGGATTGTTTTACTATTTAAATATTGATTGGTTATATTGATATTAACATTATCAATGGGAAAAAATTCCAAAAGAAGGACATCCAAATTATTATCTCCTTAACCTCAAGCAGTTTATAAAAAATTGgtcaaattataaataaaaatatatttttggaaTTTGATAAAGAAAAACTTACTAATGTTtctaaaatcaaaaaaaaaaaaaatcaagtcatGGAAAATAATATCTGAAGACCATTCTATAGTTTATCAGGATTTTAGAAAATTGAGCACAGTAAGTGATTCCTTAATCCCAATTAAAGATTTTTGTCTTTCAAAAGAAATTAACCTCATTCAAAATCAAGCAAAAACTAAACCAATAAATTAGTCTTACATATCAAAGAAGGTCTGCAGCCTCGAATCGAAGCTATGATCGGTAATTTGTTCCCAGAATCCATGCAGCTCATCCTTGGTTATGGAAGCTGATGTTATGCCCCGACGACGAGCTAACGCATCCAATAACTCACCAGCAAAATCCCTGGACTCTTGCATTCCTAGAATTCATTCCCACccaaaacaacaaaacaaaatcagTTTCAGTAAAATGCATTCTTAACTATTGTCATTTCCTTTGCACCTTTTAGCTTCAGCTCACAAAAAACAGAATATCATGTTCGGATCAGCTTCTCTTTCATCATGCAACGTAAGCAAACCTATTCGTTATTTTACTTGGCGTCAAAATAATCTTGCCGAGCATCGATTGCGTCATAATTTTCTGTAGTTGGAAAATAATATGCATGAATAGTAAATTAAATTCACCCAACTAAATAACACACAACAAATATTTCATAAATATTTCCCGCCAATACAAGCGTGAATAACAGTTTAAACATAATTATACACTGAAAGAACACACAACACTAAAATACGaaaattaactaaataaaactatttatttaatttggggTCTTACAAAGAACAACAAGAAGATGTTGCTAGTGGTTCACATGACGTGTAGAGGAGAAATGCTGGGTTGAGCAGTAAGCGAAAGGAGCCACATGAGGCAGACTCAGCCCAGTTGAAAAGTTAatgattaaaaattaaaattaaaatgatattaatattaattttaatataagagaaattgattttttactaaatgaTATTGTTATTAACGTAAAGGTcaaatcaatttaaattattattattatttaatttttttcctcaaGTCAtggttaattttaaataatattaaattaaattttaaatataaaaaattgaacaaGTGTataattaataactaatataatgaataatataacattattaataactaattaatttttttacataaaaaaactaattaatttttattaatgcGAGTCAATTTTACATTTacttatcattattatttttagttatttttatcAAGTTgtgtttaataattaaaatttaaatactgatatttttttaattttatttatgaaaaattgaaaaaataaaattgaaaaattggtaattaatataattaatattataataggttattaataactaattaatatttatattattaactattaattaatattattattaatgtaaaggtcaagtcaatttaaattattattgtttaaattttttcctcaagttttgattgataataaaaatgtacataatattaaaatttaatttttaatatgagCAATTGACACCGATTGCAATGTTTTAACAAAGCTATGACACTCACAAATCATTATCTGTCATATTTGCATAGTATCCTGGATGATTGCAAGCTAGTTACCTCTAGTTTGAACACGTTTTCCTTAGTTATGTAAAACGCCAGTGGAATATGGCTGATGACTTTATGTTAAAGTACgctttttcttttattgatAATAATGTATGGATTGAGGAAGGTCTTATGGGTCTAAGCCCTATATTGTTAGGTGaccattcttcttcctctatttCTAATCAATGATATATATTTGGTTTGAccgtaaaaaaatatatatatgagaaattgaatttTCTTACAATTCGCAACTAAATTTAtgaataatataataatttattagtAAACAGTATTATTGTTAATAATGTGTGAaaactttaattttatttattattataattattatttattatttcccAATTTAAGAttgataaataaattttaatgattaattttattttaaaatataaaatttaaaaattaatataatgaataaatattattaattaatcaatatttttattaatgtgatTCAGATTTAGCTTTGCGTATTATtgttaattattatattttattattttttctcaagttttgattgaaaattgaaattgaaataatgaattttttatttttaattataaaaaataaaaaataaaaaataacattataaaaggttattaataactaaataatatatatatatattaataactaCTATataacatttttattaatgtaaaggtcaaatcaatttatattattattatttaaatacttTCCTCAATTTGTCATTTCtaactaaaatttaattttaaatacgAGAAATTAAACTTTTTATAACGAGTAACTAATAAAatgaataatttcaaaattttattaataactaataaatattattattaatgtgCGTCAATTTTAATTTcccttattattatcattattatttctaaaatttttctcaagttgtgattaataattaaagtGTAAATAAtggtaatttattattttttaatatatttaattgaataaaaattacAAAGAGTAATTAATATATGGAATATAATAAAAGGTTATTAATTGCTAATTAGTATTGTTTTTTTGATGAAATTAGTATTGTTATTATCTTCCTCTTGTAAGAGAATTTGagttatatatattgattgctTTGTGCCTTGATTAAGTCCATCCATTAGTTTATCTCAATGGCTCCTCAAATGCATCACTTGTTAGCCCTTTTCACTTTTTCCATATCCATGATCCTTGCACTTGTCACGACCCTAACCTAAGCCGTGATCGGCGCATAAGCTATTACCATAGCCTAACAAGCCTGCTTTCACATGATTCGTTTCCGCAATACCTCTTATAAAGGAAGAAACATGCTTACGAAGCTCAAACGATAATTGGATAGAGTTTCCTTTGTATTTCTACATTTTTACAAAATAACAAGACCTGCTAATGAGGTGTAACATTCAGCCAGAGATCCAAATATACACATATTCATTATTCAAGAAGTAACATCATCAAATACATCATAGAACTCTTACACTTTACAAAATATGACTATTACATTTTCCATATAGCTGCAGAATACCAAAAAGATCAACAAAACATATCAACATGGCCACCAACCATAGGAGGCCTACCAAAAAGAAGTACTGAACAAGCTGCAACTGAAACAAGCTCCTACTTAGCTGCCTGTGAATCTGAAATGCAAATAAGGagggggtaagtcacaaagacttagtgagggTAACAACACAGGCACGATTTTCTCTTTAAAACTCAGGATAAATATGACAATTGATCAAGTCAAGTAATTCAAATCACTTTCATAAAACATATATGGCATGGTAAAAGCTTCATGCTTTACTAACTCAAATCAATGTCACTTTGACATAGAGAAAACTTAAAGAATAATAATGCGGTTAAAGcattttcaatttataaaatcACTCAAAATCTGATAATCCAAATACAATAGGGAACACACATGAGAGAACCATAATCAtaaggcggctccatctcgttgatagccctttcctcctACGGGGTGGCCTTTTCCCtaggggcggctccatctaatggatagccctttcctttctcaagtcacatcgtgtcatcgggggaagctacatctcgttgatagccctttcctcttaAGGATTATCTTATCCAAGAGgtagctccatctaacggatagccctctccacccggaatcatgtcatatctcatcaatctcatcgggggaagctaaattccgttgatagccctttccgtgcactggcggctccatctaacggataactctctccacccggaatcaaataactaggtgcacctaggccgttacctccGTTAACGGCTACAGGGTTCTAACATGTATTCCCACAATCATCTTTCCAAAACCATAAGCAATCTCACATCAAAGTTTCAAATATGAATGTTCTCAATAAATATCAAAGCTCATCAAGATGCCATTCTCAATCCAACATGGTTCAATACATGAAGTTTGTAACTTCATAGcttaaaacaaactaaaatcATTCTCAAATTCATTTATTTGATCGCATAACTTTAAATAACTCAATAAAAGATAGTCATGTGAATTAAAGGATGTTCCCCCAATTTTAAATAAGTAGACACTTCTAGTTATAATAAAATAGTCCAAACCATAAACATAGAGTAATTAAAAATATGCCACAATGGTCATAAACAACTCACAACTATGAAGGATCAAGAGTAGCACTCCTAACAACTTCAAGATGTCCGGATGAGTCCGTGGTCGGCAAATATGAACACCGACAACAGATTTCAACTCTTTAGGAACTTAATTTAGCTATCTATTATCCAAAAGCAACCATGAAATCCCTAATTGTGAGCTCAAATCCCTAAAGTTAATTTACCCAAAACTAACATAGACTAGAATACCATTCTTTATAATTTTTGGGTTGTGAATATACCTCATTGAGCTCATGTGAATACTCATTATTGGGTGGGTACTGTAAGACCCTATTTTAGTTTGTATTGTTTTTTAgaaagattgaataaaatgagggtTTTGTTCAAGTTTGAGAAATTGACAGATgacaactgtcaacttgtgtgaatttttagagggtcttaacgacctcgtttgggaaaacttccttcatgagagttgtagccctttaagcgTAGACAATTCTCGAAGTAGAATCgcgtcattccgacctctgtagctcgagatattcgaaTTTTATCGAGCAGGGTTCTGGCTGTAAAGTGCCAGCGAATTTAttaatgtgtttttatttttattccgaatttggttgggtttttaattgaaaatagttgggttttaattattttcagaCCTGATTAGGGTTAATTAGTGGGCCATAAGTTTAAGTGGTTTGGGCTTAAAAAGGTAAAagccaaaccctagcccacatgtTGGTTTGCATGGGTTTTAGTCAAGAgagggagggggggggggaaaccctattttctaagaatcagaaaacagaagTTGCACCCACACTCTTTCACGTTAGAAACCAgaggaaaagagagaagagagagtttgagagagaagaagagcgccgccgcccaagccgccaccaccactcacgacgcgcgcgcgagagagagcttgcgagagggagagagatcgCGAGTGGAAGAGGGAGAGACCGAGAGCAAAGCAAGGAGGTTTGGACAGCAGGAGaaccatcttctttctttctattttcaagctctaaaacaaggtaagggctggtcctaggaatgggtaggtttttagggaatatgccatgaattgccatgagaaacaacttgagtttgtactgtttttgcatgatttcttgtacatgcttgcttgctggaatttttctcttgaacaGCCATGAATATGATTCTCAAACGTGGTTTATGATCTGAGTCTGTGATCCcatgcgagttgccatggtatttgttgAATTTTGTGCTGTTTTGCACTTATTATAACATGAtacttgctaaatgtttggttctgaaattttgagtggatatttgggttgttggggctgtaccataATTGCCATGGTCAagggggaaggaaggaaaattattttgaaaaccatagagccatgggagggttcggccgaaccctatttCTTGGGGGTTCGGTGGATTTTCCTTCCGTTTTGATGGTGGATGTCGTGTGGTACCCTGTCGTTGAATTTTCTATGATTATGTGGTTGAAAGGTATGCAAATTATGATTATGGTTATGGATCTGCGATATAATATGCTTATTCTAGTAATTGTcacaaagggtcgctcacctagctgtaattcccaatGTGACTATGATTgctttgttgttatttttattcGACGTTGAAAATTGTAAGACTCTAGGatgactttagagccttaagaacaaagagaaagagaattaataatgttgtgactcgcttgcaagtgaaattaattagcggacataggtcaggtagactatggtccatgagaacgatgggcttgcacgcgagggtgtttttgtggatgagccggttaggtctccacgtgataaccatgatttagtcatgggatagggattgactgtgtgggtcTCCCTGAGTGATTTGTGGATGAGCcggttaggtctccacgtgattgagggttgtactgcggtcccctccgagaattgttcatctgcggatgatcgagattggccaaggagttttggtgggttgtgtgaagtgagatttcTTTAGCAACTGACTAACTGACTTTATtctcataaaagacatataacgtACTTATATTGTGTACTGTCGATTTTGTTGTTATCATttctgttggacctgacccttgcaccacttgtttatttgttatttgtgtgtgggggggggggtagattgtcgtgaagataacggcgacgacccactcttgggagctgatactccgtgacgagccact contains:
- the LOC130726918 gene encoding cytochrome P450 71D11-like, whose protein sequence is MATLILYLSGLFSFVLLTLIVQKIGKNPKKTDSTYNFPQGPRKLPFIGNIHNLISSQPHRNLRDLARKYGPLMHLQLGEVSTIVISSPECAKEVMKTHDINFAKRPKILAAEIMSYNSTGIAFAPYGDYWRQLRKICNLELLSLKRVNSFQHIREEVFSNLVKRIDSEIGSPINLTEAVISSIYTIVSMSAFGKKCKDQESFISVLKESIKISAGFDLGDLFPSSPWLQLFTGLRPKFLRLHHKTDKILEDIINEHKEAKSEAKDEQGEAEEDLVDILLKFEDGGNNKDFSLTKNNIKAVILDIFSAGGETSAMTVDWAMAEMVRDPRVMKKAQAEVREVFNMKGKVDEHCTNELKYLKSVIKETLRLHPPAPLLLPRECGQACEIHGYHIPAKSKVIVNAWAIGRDSNYWTEPERFYPERFIDSTIDYKGNDFEYIPFGAGRRICPGSTFGLRSIELGLSMLLYHFDWKLPGGIRSEELDMTEEFGVTVRRKQDLLLIPFAYHPLHVTGVSQEET